caaccatggcagagcatctttgcaaatctattccggaggctaaactgcccccaatcggatctccggggggcacaatgatgcgtccgtcgtgcggcgaagtctgcgcatcgcttcccagcatgccagaggaccagctacagcgactacatcgagggacccaaggagggtggtgccctcaagggttcgtagtcgcccgccgtgcgccggggtactgccctcccgacgagggaaaggttccagccttcgtgctgtccacgaggacgtcgaggacgtcgcagacaacgggggattgactgcgcagccgagccagccaacgcctggatcttcaagaacttcgaccggtgagtccactcaattattaggtagggttcgcgagtgccacgttagtttaaataggatcgatagtcatcgcgtcgcgaacggaggctcaccggtaccccccgttccaataggtcatcctccccggacccgtgcgatcgagggaccgggcgcgcaacgcgacgttagaatactgcaattgaacatgtcccgctcaattgcagtaaccggggaggtctttcagctaattcgcaaagagcgtctggacatgtAGTTGCTCCatgagccgtatgccattcgtgaggcgaacacctgggccatccgcggcctaggactcggaatgcgtattgccgcgagctcaacggagcgaccgtgggtggcagtcgttgcgtgcaactccatcgtggagattgcttacgtgtccctaCTTAGTACAGCACATTGCatctgtgctgaagcccgcgtccccggtggatccttcttcgtcgtctacAGTTATTTTCAGTACTCGGAAGTAGTAAGTGAACACGGTTGGCGAATTCCATTCCAGGAAtcgtcccccttcccccttttcccagacgtgtccgaacacgttttccccattgtcctttgaggaggacgtcgccgccctagggccccctggggtgagggtccccaaaaaatgtcattgttcgacaggaagtgggtggtgggcgAGTGGCGAAGGAATGCGAGCAGGTCCCAAAACACTTAAAACCATcccattgttatgcaatggaatgtcgttcacgtgttaagggaaactggcccattatttttttttagatggaggattgcgcaGTGCCCTGGCATGAATGGCGCCGTAAAtggatgctttttttttacaggtttttagggcaataaattttccctttctatggcagaccgttggaaaaattctcaacgatgtctcctttttttttgactaagtttttctctctctctctttcttttattgcatgttgtttcctttcaaaaggttttttatttaaagatcaaaaatgttttttgccttccgtctttttttatacctgaaaagatgttgagggttttctcataaataattcaacatagggtttaaattttatcttttttatatttcataaaaatcgtaggatacattttacaaatcatatgtgtatggtttttttcaatatgagggcattctgtaagcccgtcccgcgaatttatctaagtaattaaaacaattatggaataattctccaaataattggtACAAATATCCGAGAGtttcgtggggtattgtacgtcgGAGATCATTGCGAGCcatgagataaatttcctcgaaatttacgcgtatgcgatgataaagatcctccgtggcaggcattctattgtattccatataattcattGCAATGCCTCTAATTGATTGTACAAGCGATTCcttatattccttgagaggcaatgtctccaagaaatccagccactgattaatccatgcagccttgtttttcaatgtaatgatgctctgccccatcatcattatgggagtctgatttgcatcatcattgcgaacaaaggtcacgcagggattttcaaaactgcggtggaatttcacgtttatggccccaaattcctttgcaggtacattgtggttgatctttgggtgaaacttctcagggtcaaagtaatcggttacagcatccaaatcgttgaaaaaaagggtccattcttctcgggtcattgacaatatggcgcgtttcgggcgtacgcccataaattgtacaaccgggacgaattgaccgaaacacgtaacttttaagccgacacgaatttgttttgtctctgatctattcaaagatataacttgagacaataccacatgctgttcagcatcactgaatcccttttgttgggtactttccatgttgaaaaaatgaatggatgaaatcgggacgactgaataaaatccaccgcgagcacccgcgttttatagcgctacgtatgagagtggaggggacaGAATCCCCACTAAGCACATGATTGACCTATAACCGTCAAacattatcccccaccgcagggagttctgcggcggcggcgtcacacatgcgccccactttcgcggtttttgtatgttgcgcggtacccccactcttaccatggaaccttcctataccgatttttttttgttaaatcgagtgacgcgtttgttgtcattcgttaaagggcattgcaatagtaaaaatgtctaaaaactttgaaacttacgctttagagtcccttaaaaaatatctcgcggatcgcaaatcgtatgagggacgacaaaagcctaaatttcgccagaaaagagtacgcgtatgtgttgataaatatactgatgatgattacctagacagtgaagatagtgatgacatgtgtattccagcaaaagcgcggaaaatcgcgatagggtcaggattggaatgcgaagtggaagatttccttgttgatccttcttgCGTATGTAAATACAAATTCCTTGGTGAGacatggaataaaatccatatcagatatcgcagggataaattacactctcaagatgagagcatagacatgtgtacgacatttaaagtatgttacaatgaagaacctgcagaatctattagaaaaatcgaatcaaattttcaaatgagatataatcctccatcactgagaagcattgcaatcgcgaatttattaaatgaaaggaaatatgcgaaaaatgcaaaaactttggctgtggttactaaagcaattgtgcataatagtgatgttttattatataaaatgtcgaagtcaaatgggtttttcgactgcatagaacacacaagattatgcaaagaaggagtgggggaaaaactctattggtacCACTTTTTTAGGGTGTGTGAGGAAGGatattatctccctgcgggggaggagacattggtctacaagaaaggaaatggaccaatcattgacctttcctttcaatagtcaacaaatgcaaaacaagtggggggggggcgaaaaaaaggaCAACTCGGGCATCCTTCCTCATCAGCTATTCAAAGCACCCCCCACCAAggccaaattttcaaaaaagtgtggaaaacttagcccctcctctaaactagggatgcatcaaggaaCCCAGTGAGATTATGTTACTGCATTTgtgttttttacgtcaaaatgacatcaagtcaagtgaactcatctccaaaatccagttatcaatcaggttatcagcctggaacttttaaacctaaaaaatttaaatattgtgGAATCAAcgcgaataaaaatggaattaagataattagtgatcgtgtagtgaaatataacagtgatgagaaaaaatcaattgaaaaaatagtgaaataagtgaaactccaacgacatgagatttccaagacaggtcctgtcataaatattgactttgaccttcaaacggttgaaaagaagaagaaaaactcaaccaaACGATTGAGTCATAAATCACCCGGCAGCACTCAAAGGGACTCTAAAATCGtgaaagtcaataaaaaaaaacaagtgaaatcgTACAAGTGagcacagaagaaaaaaagttatggcttaatatgttagaaaaagatcttgatttattcaatcaagtgaactatattgataagaaaaaggatctaaaaaaaatacaggctcgcgaaaaacgtttaaaactcgcggaaaaaaagaaggccgcctttatcgctcgcgaaaaacgtcgcgaactagctaaggaaaaacaacGACAATTTATAGCTCGCGAATCAAAAAACAATCGATCCAAGGACCACGcatcgaaggatatcatccctgagaccatgatggaattggattcatcgatcgagatcattcccagcactccatcagttatcaatttaatcctggaacgcgaggCTGAAGATGTTCAGCATGGGCCATTGAATTTCGCGCCCTCAACCCCCACAAGTAAATATTCAACCAATCAATCATAGGAATTTTTAGATTACATTGATTTCAGCTAATCttgtattgttttttgtttcagaaccgcgaaaaactatcgaggaaatcgaggccgttctagtcgcgttgggcgcgaatctagaacaaaggaatcgcgaggaTGATTACGAAGTGCGATGCACTCCAACGGAAGCGTcaaaaagagcttgatcaaattgcgatgcaattggatcaaagcggggatgatgatgatgaaggattggccatccagagtcttgatttcaccccgttatcacccagtaaccgttcgggttaaaaattcattaagcatttttgtatttttttgaatacctgaaataaaagtcataaattttattgcattaacgGTGAGTCTtgactcttttttttattgctaggctaaacccaatattccctctcctgtccccagccctttttttttgctcgtagaagctaggggaaatttctctcgcttcttcttccTCGTCGGTCCCCTGAATcctttcgtttattgtctctttccttctcgttgtttagagggtttagagaacaattttgactttttcctcgtctttcccaCATTTATCCTTTGtcatctccctctaacttacgggttagagggttgagggcgaatagtggggcaaaagttatataaaccgtgagATTGCACTACtcgccctctttcaccatCGTCATCCGGAGGACTCCAGTGTCCagttttagtgtttttttggtgtttttcgtttttattaaaaatttgtttaaaaatggtGAAAGTCACCTGCCAAGAAGCGTGCCAGGAGCACTTTGCCCTCGAGGTAagttttttctatatttttgcatgtttttcgtggtgtttcgcggtttttggggtgtggcgtttttctcgcggttttcaatttttagtttttcgcgtccgCGGTTCAttttggtgtttttttttcgagcgttttttatattattttaacgTCTTCCCTTCGTGGGGTATacgttttcgcgttttttaatccacgtatttttttcggttttattttttgttgttttagtttttagatttttcgcttgttttagttttcagtttttaaattcattttgtttgttttagtttttgatttttgttttgtttttcgtttgttttcgttttagttttttaaattcattctgtttgtctcttttttctaaatttttaattcattgtgcttttttttattttacagatgCAGGCCATCCGGAGGAAGCGGGCCTACCTGCGGGAGGCCAACGAGTGGCTGCGGTGGGAGGACGAGGAGGGTGAAACCCTGGAAGGCGAGAAcattttcgccatccaggatcTCCATGACAGGGCCGCCAAATGGTTGGCGGATTCCGAGGACGAGGCCTACCTGGTGGGTTggatctctctgtctctctctctctctattcccTCTATTCCCTTTATCCCCTCTAACCCCTTCCTGTCATTCCTCTCCTAAAATACCCCCTCCCTTCCTCATTttcctataaatatttaatattaatgtgtttttttttttttgcttcagcGCGGAGCTCGCTGGGAGGGAGGCGTAGGTGCAGACACCCCACGAGCGCGGTGGATCCGCGCTCTGAGGCGCGAGACGCGCCAGTTCGAGGCCGAGGGTGAACAGGTGCTCGCCCTATACGACGTGTGGGATGCCTGGGCCCTgaggatcctcttcggggAGGAGCCCACCCAGCCCGACCTGACGGAGGAGGACTGCCcctggagcagtgggactgAGACCCCCCCCTGTAGCGCCAGCTACATCATGAACACTGCCAGAGTGAGACGACACCACAATCTCACTCCTGGTGTTATTATTTCTCCCGATGGTCCGATGAAATTCCTCACCGGATTATCCCCACTCCCAGCAAATCACCTGCCGAAATCCGGCATTCCATCGCTCTAGATCAGTAGTAATATTTCGCCTCTGACACGCGACACTCCAAAACATAATACATAGTTTATTAATACGATGATTAATTACAATATTAAAGATTTGGAGTGTCGCGTGTCAGAGGCGAAATATTACTACTGATCTAGAGCGATGGAATGCCGGATTTCGGCAGGTGATTTGCTGGGAGTGGGGATAATCCGGTGAGGAATTTCATCGGACCATCGGGAGAAATAATAACACCAGGAGTGAGATTGTGGTGTCGTCTCACTCTGGCAGTGTTCATGATGTAGCTGGCGCTACACCCCTGCCCCTTaatcttaattttaaataaattgtatttgataattttaactttttaaataaaatttttttttttaataaatttttttcttttctatttattgatttaaatCCCTTAACTTATTTCCTTTAGttttaaattagaaaataatcttaggaaaaaaaaaaaaattgtattttagttttacgttttattttttaataaaatttttttttaaataaatattttcttttttctatttttatttatttccctcgatttatttcccttagttttaagtttaaatattaagaaaaaaagtattttagatttagatttattattattaaatgtaGTCtagtttcaagttttttttaataaaaaatttttttgaataaccatttgttgtctttttttttttaaacatttacttcgtttatttttaaattataattaaataggaattggatggggaaaaatttaacgggaggcttttttttttctagtttttatttatttatttatttatgtttcctTCTATAACATACATTTGTCTTAtagttaattttcattttcgcgggccgcgggtttttgaaacttcgtatttcaattcgaaatacgaacggctaaAAACCCGCCAGCCAAAGCTGACGACGGCACCCCCTGAGAATCGGTAACCCCTCCCACAAACGtagattcccagaattccacagtgtcggtaaaaacgtagggccgcctcctgacaccaggaggcttgcgcaaatgtaaacactgtagggcccattttttaaatagtgaatatctagtgaacaaattaacttaaaaatatggaagttggatattaattatcaacaaacgattccctatccaatgataataactattcgaggctacaataaaatattaattgagtGGCGGGATAGCCcatactcattaaattgtttaattaattattaaataatgaatgtcTCCAACCGTTTTTagtgcataacaatattatacaaaactactacaatcaatctaagtgcataaaatacttaatttttaaaaaacagtgcgcgccaactagcagcggttcaatcgcggttttttgaaaccatagggcagtgtcacaaaaccatcaagccgccgttttgggcctgtcgcacgtacgatcttactctcaggtctcgtgatgacgtcatgatacactgtccgacgaataccatgatagtcgatctggtagggatctgctttatcgacaacgagcgcgcgaatcgagtcgtaatgaatttgtttacgcgattcataattcagtctaaccccttttattttactaacttccgcgatactgccgtccggtttttttacgcgataagtgtaaaatttaggccccccagagacaaaagaagtaatgaaacttccttctccgtagctctctacttcgtcggtcaaatcccctagaaaattccctagcggtaattcatttgatccatcgctaATGTAAATgaccgaatctgtatcataatataaaacacgttcttgttgtttttctagataagaatataactttagacgcgcgtgaCCGGTTATATAAGCTGCAATAACGACATTAcccttagtggacatttccgcggcttcgtttaaatgtttccaggacatgaagagagtgtcgttagcgacaggaacaagtcctgctaattcaatttcaggattaaacattatatttgcaaattcctcatgtgttcgaataatagctttttttgtcaaattctccctctccccaaatttaccccatagacagtttaaacaaagttttgctacggcttttaatccggcattcttttgaattttatctttgtcaagttttataccttctcgcgcctcatattcagcaatatatctattctttgattcatcatctacacactcagcaggccaatccgaagcctcttgttttattttcaaaaaagtgttaatgtattcggcaaataatccgcctgttcgcgtcacaggattataacgcgtagttctcttatactcccaaagctcactgatttctaatattttataccccatttctacggctttacgaagttctggagcgacccaagttcccaaaaattcgcgatcagcgggatcatcatgagggcaattgtcttgtacaagatcatcgcagcatgatcgacagagagggaacagtaactttccatgagcttttactggtaaaacagggtgaaataattgacgagggggtaaaacgcgacatttcacaagaccttctatccgcgaaatattattattagggcatataagctgacaatcacgccccacatggacagtgggatgtccaatcgggaaaatccctgtctttaaaacgtatgggtataacgaacaaacgtcaacatagcgaattttgacgtgacaacgtcttaaattaggttgcggctgggagtcacttatgaaaaagtgtaacgcccggtaacgttacgatgagtcaccgaacgagagagaggcccgccgaatgccttgcgtctctctcccactcaacTATGATCGGTCTGCCGCGCATTGAATCGGCGCAtgcttgtctctgtctttgtctTTCTCGAACGTTCTTGGCGTTGGAAAAACAAGAAAGCGTCATAATACAAGTTCACACGTGTGGTTAAAGTATCGTCTGCTGTGTCTGTAGTGAAAATGTGGAGTGCTTAGATTCGTCATTTACAACAACTACAACAATAAAGGTAAATAATTGTACACTGATATTTCATTATCGTAAactatgattgattgattaattgttaGATTGACACAAAAGTTGAGAAAATGAGTTTATAGGTTATGTCATACTATTGATAAATGTTGATAGTGACGAAAATAATTCTGTGTGTGcggatgtgtgtgtgtgctcgtttcttaatttcatgaaaaatacgtaTAATCTTGATTGCGTATCAAACGTTTCTAAGTCAACTACGTTAAAAGGAACAACTATCGACTTGACTTTCGCAAGACACATTACAGCAGAAACACTTCCTTTCATTTCATATTTCTCGTATCATCGTCCTATCCTCAACAAAATCACTCAAATAGGAGTTAGTTAAGTTTAAGTTTACATGTACAATGttttagtaaacaaaatatatttctatagttaaaatttgtgcaattcttattttcattcaattccttgttcctattgtgcaatttaattatattcatatcaataaatattctaccgagaaaaagacgttgtcacgtaaAATCTTCGCCCGTAAAACCGACTTTACaggcaacaatttttttttcattatcttttacatcataatgtgttacggtatttcctgttcgtcccccgaaaaatgcatcgcgtGGATCCAGGGCTATAAACAtctgctgatcaacgttttctacaaaattcgccagcgaatgatctgtctttttttaacgaataaaatcgcattcccacatctcaacgacttcataacccgagtgtcgcaattcccATGCAATagcccctgttctctcatatcgactctctagtgtatccttgtgacttaactctttatctctattgaatttgaaacaccgtgggcatccgtgccaataacatccgtggaactgatatgcatatttcttattattattcgcggtatcctcccaaaaaccatctagacgcaggcctgaTGTTGTTCTGTGctcacgagttcgtccggcatgtattattcgatgattctcgcaatgttcgcgccacaagagccattcaattgcgattttcgactgcactttccctaaccgatatcctccctgaggtataatacctatctgcttgtcttttaagaaatttgtttgaaaaatacgcatgcatgtagaagcgatcgttacacattctgtacaaggacagacatttccagcattcataatcagttttcgaaattcaacacaggctcgtctcaaaattgtaacatcaagcctgcaataatgaagaatttctttacgaaaatcaaattcataattttcttcgacacgatcattataccaggataagaatttttcacgatcttgtactcccatagtgtcagcaccataatattttctatcaggtataggccctacgtagttttgattgtcgtttgtattgaaaaaatgtggaaaatagcctttcgctatattccccaatccaacagctttcggtaaacttgcaagagccatgtgaaaataatttaaactgtttataaatttattatccccaaaatccatcaagataatgtttgttccgttaattatcgctttaatttgactgttaatgcgtttcatgacgtctctcaaaacgaattgtgaatcatagcctttcgcgttatgtgcaatacaaactacttttttatacgtcttacccatcgatgtgatgtaatcaacaaatcctcgcacaggatcctcaccatcgaaaacattttcccgatgtttacacacgccacacggatttccgtgattatcgttggcgttcacaatgtcatcgtcggtcatatctgcacaacgatcacacacagtttgggcaacgcaaagattaggaatgtgtacgttgacgtctgtagttccttgcagaagctcatcctgtgtggtttcaaagtcgtagaaaacatacgccacgcgtttcaaagtcaattttttcttgctttttaaggtgggcatatagcagagatgagaaatatcttcgtccttttgacatacgttgcaataatattta
This DNA window, taken from Diachasmimorpha longicaudata isolate KC_UGA_2023 chromosome 8, iyDiaLong2, whole genome shotgun sequence, encodes the following:
- the LOC135165395 gene encoding uncharacterized protein LOC135165395, producing the protein MQAIRRKRAYLREANEWLRWEDEEGETLEGENIFAIQDLHDRAAKWLADSEDEAYLRGARWEGGVGADTPRARWIRALRRETRQFEAEGEQVLALYDVWDAWALRILFGEEPTQPDLTEEDCPWSSGTETPPCSASYIMNTARVRRHHNLTPGVIISPDGPMKFLTGLSPLPANHLPKSGIPSL
- the LOC135165173 gene encoding uncharacterized protein LOC135165173, whose product is MLEKDLDLFNQVNYIDKKKDLKKIQAREKRLKLAEKKKAAFIAREKRRELAKEKQRQFIARESKNNRSKDHASKDIIPETMMELDSSIEIIPSTPSVINLILEREAEDVQHGPLNFAPSTPTKPRKTIEEIEAVLVALGANLEQRNREDDYEVRCTPTEASKRA